The following coding sequences lie in one Chelmon rostratus isolate fCheRos1 chromosome 2, fCheRos1.pri, whole genome shotgun sequence genomic window:
- the gnb1b gene encoding guanine nucleotide binding protein (G protein), beta polypeptide 1b, with amino-acid sequence MSELDQLRQEAEQLKNQIRDARKACADATLSQITANIDPVGRIQMRTRRTLRGHLAKIYAMHWGTDSRLLVSASQDGKLIIWDSYTTNKVHAIPLRSSWVMTCAYAPSGNYVACGGLDNICSIYNLKTREGNVRVSRELAGHTGYLSCCRFLDDNQIVTSSGDTTCALWDIETGQQTTTFAGHTGDVMSLSLAPDSRLFVSGACDASAKLWDVREGMCRQTFTGHESDINAICFFPNGNAFATGSDDATCRLFDLRADQELMIYSHDNIICGITSVAFSKSGRLLLAGYDDFNCNVWDTLKADRAGVLAGHDNRVSCLGVTDDGMAVATGSWDSFLKIWN; translated from the exons atgagtgAACTGGACCAGTTACGCCAAGAGGCAGAGCAGCTCAAGAATCAGATCAGA GATGCCAGGAAAGCATGCGCAGATGCCACACTGTCACAG ATCACAGCTAATATTGACCCCGTCGGCCGAATCCAGATGCGTACAAGACGAACGCTGCGGGGTCATTTGGCTAAAATCTATGCCATGCATTGGGGAACAGATTCCAG GCTCTTGGTCAGTGCCTCTCAAGATGGCAAACTCATTATTTGGGACAGCTATACCACAAATAAG GTTCATGCCATCCCACTTCGATCTTCCTGGGTCATGACTTGCGCATATGCACCTTCCGGAAACTATGTGGCCTGTGGTGGCTTAGACAACATCTGCTCCATTTACAACCTGAAAACACGTGAGGGGAATGTACGCGTGAGCCGTGAGCTCGCTGGACATACAG GATACCTGTCCTGTTGTCGCTTTCTTGATGACAACCAGATTGTTACAAGCTCTGGAGATACCACTTG TGCACTTTGGGACATTGAGACTGGCCAGCAGACAACCACATTTGCTGGACACACTGGTGATGTCATGAGCCTGTCCTTGGCCCCTGATTCACGGTTATTCGTCTCCGGTGCTTGTGATGCCTCTGCTAAACTCTGGGATGTTCGAGAGGGCATGTGCAGACAAACATTCACCGGCCATGAGTCTGACATCAATGCCATCTGT tTCTTCCCCAATGGCAATGCCTTTGCCACGGGCTCCGATGATGCCACCTGCCGGCTGTTTGATCTGCGTGCTGATCAGGAATTAATGATCTACTCTCATGACAATATCATCTGTGGCATCACCTCTGTTGCATTCTCAAAGAGTGGCCGTCTTCTTCTGGCCGGATATGATGACTTCAACTGCAACGTGTGGGACACACTAAAAGCCGACCGTGCTG GTGTGTTGGCTGGACATGACAACCGTGTTAGCTGCCTGGGAGTTACTGATGATGGCATGGCAGTTGCAACGGGATCCTGGGACAGTTTTCTGAAGATCTGGAATTGA